Proteins from a genomic interval of Stenotrophomonas sp. 24(2023):
- a CDS encoding S8 family serine peptidase: MHSTLRASLAAAITLALASTPALAQNAPRVWTQGMTNTEQYSSFIVKYRDGTTKRASADAAQAQLEDRIASPQRSKRSLGGAPAVAVTQHRRLGVGADLVKTDKALDRLDAEALMQRIAEDPDVEYVQPNYMMRASATPNDPRYAEQWHYSNPTSGARLPGAWDRSTGQGVVVAVVDSGYLNNADLQPNLLPGYDMISSTAPYTAAQCAQAGATAGCGGSDDGDGRDNNAFDASGVAHGTHVAGTVAAVGNNNVGVAGVAYNARVVPVRVLGNQGFGGSADIIDGMLWGAGIAVPGTTANANPAEVLNLSLGGLRACSPAEQDAINRIVARGTIVVVAAGNDNTNVANAAPANCNNVIAVAANDQGGRRAFYSNYGARIDITAPGGETWSCRASAGEFLPLNTAPSQANCAPIRQHPAQGVLSTVGNNAYDFESGTSMAAPHIAGIVALMQSVAPVPKTTAQVKDILRRTARPIAAANCPGGCGPGIVDAAAAVQAASN, translated from the coding sequence ATGCACTCCACGCTCCGCGCTTCACTGGCTGCTGCCATCACCCTGGCCCTGGCCAGCACCCCCGCCCTGGCCCAGAACGCACCGCGCGTCTGGACCCAGGGCATGACCAACACCGAGCAGTACAGCAGCTTCATCGTCAAATACCGCGACGGCACCACCAAGCGCGCATCGGCCGATGCCGCGCAGGCGCAGCTGGAAGACCGCATCGCCAGCCCGCAGCGCAGCAAGCGCTCGCTCGGCGGCGCTCCCGCCGTGGCCGTGACCCAGCACCGCCGTCTCGGCGTCGGGGCCGACCTGGTGAAGACCGACAAGGCGCTGGACCGCCTGGACGCCGAAGCGCTGATGCAGCGCATCGCCGAGGATCCGGACGTGGAATACGTGCAGCCCAACTACATGATGCGTGCGTCGGCCACCCCGAACGATCCGCGCTATGCCGAGCAGTGGCACTACAGCAACCCCACCAGCGGCGCGCGCCTGCCGGGCGCCTGGGACCGTTCCACCGGCCAGGGCGTGGTGGTGGCGGTGGTTGACAGTGGTTACCTGAACAACGCCGACCTGCAGCCCAACCTGCTGCCGGGCTACGACATGATCTCCTCCACCGCGCCCTACACCGCGGCACAGTGCGCGCAGGCGGGCGCCACCGCCGGCTGCGGCGGTTCCGATGATGGCGATGGCCGCGACAACAATGCCTTCGATGCCTCCGGCGTGGCCCATGGCACCCATGTGGCCGGCACCGTGGCCGCGGTGGGCAACAACAACGTCGGCGTGGCAGGCGTGGCCTACAACGCCCGCGTCGTGCCGGTGCGCGTGCTCGGCAACCAGGGCTTCGGCGGCTCGGCCGACATCATCGACGGCATGCTGTGGGGGGCCGGCATCGCCGTGCCGGGCACCACGGCCAACGCGAACCCTGCCGAGGTGCTCAACCTGAGCCTGGGCGGGCTGCGGGCCTGTTCACCGGCCGAACAGGATGCGATCAACCGCATCGTGGCGCGCGGCACGATCGTGGTGGTCGCCGCCGGCAATGACAACACCAACGTGGCCAATGCCGCACCGGCCAACTGCAACAATGTCATTGCCGTGGCCGCCAACGACCAGGGCGGGCGCCGCGCCTTCTATTCCAACTATGGCGCGCGCATCGACATCACCGCGCCGGGCGGTGAAACCTGGAGCTGCCGTGCCAGCGCCGGCGAATTCCTGCCGCTGAACACGGCCCCCTCGCAGGCCAACTGCGCGCCGATCCGCCAGCACCCTGCACAGGGCGTGCTGTCCACGGTGGGCAACAATGCTTACGACTTCGAGAGTGGTACCTCGATGGCCGCACCGCATATCGCCGGCATCGTGGCGCTGATGCAGTCGGTGGCGCCGGTGCCCAAGACCACCGCGCAGGTGAAGGACATCCTGCGCCGCACCGCACGGCCGATCGCCGCGGCCAACTGCCCCGGCGGCTGCGGCCCGGGCATCGTCGATGCGGCGGCCGCCGTGCAGGCAGCCAGCAACTGA